From the Nodularia sphaerocarpa UHCC 0038 genome, the window AGCTTTTCCATAGGTAGGAATAATATCTTGGTCTAAAAAAGAAGCCACACTGGTGTAAGACTCCTCAGAAACCAATACCTTTATCCCCACTAATTTCGTTTTATAAATCAACTGCTGTACAAATCGATTATGCGGAATACAAACAAAGTTTTGATTATTTCGTTTACCCAAATTAGCATTTTGCTTCCACAGTAGATTTTGACCAATTACTAAAGTCCCCAGCCCCTGCTTCACTAAATGGTCAATAACTAACCGACTGGCTTTATGTAGATAATCATCAACTCGAAAATTCCGTTTTTTAGTTAAACTTTGCAGTTGTTTAGATGTCTTTTGATGACTTGGTAGTAAAGATTGTAATTTAGCTTTTCTTTGATTGTAATAACGATTAATGGATTTGATAATTCTCCCCGAAACCAGAACTGGTAAAAACCCAGGCTGGTTAGATGTTAAGGTAGCTAGGTTATCTATGCCTAAATCAATCGCTGCTATAGCATTAGAGTCTAAGTCATCATCTAATTCCTCTTTTTCATACACAGCTTCTAGCACATAATGGTCAATTTTTGGGACAATTCTCACCTGATTTAGATGTACACACTCTACTTTTGTTGGAATGTCAATTTGTGTTTTTGACAGATGAATTACACCAGCTTTCATTTTGGGTTTACTCACAGACTGTGCTGTGTAAACTAATAAATGTCTGCCCTTGTCTTTGTGTTTATATTTTGGTAATTTTGGTCTGCCTAAAAACTTGCTTTTATCTTCTGTATATACTTTAATTGCGGCAAAAAAGCTTAACCAGTTGCGATGTAATCCTAATAATACTTGTTGGGCAACTTTGGCGGGTAAAGCTTGATATGGTTCTGTAGATTTTAATTGTTTAGCTAAACAATTGTAGTCTAGATATTTTTGACTCAGAATAAAACTTTGGCGGATGTGGAAGTTAGCATAATTGTAGAGGTTTTTAGCAGCAAAACATAACTGATCAATCTCTTGATAGTGGGGATGATTTCGTTGAATTATATGCCGTTCGACCAACTGCATAGACTAGCTGCCAAAAATAAAAGACATAACCATTTATAATAACATTTTTCGGTACTTATACCAATGAATTTATGTTAAGTCTCTGGCTTGAGGTTTGCTCTATCCCCATTCATTACCTGGTTTCACTGTGATGAATGATCATAGATGGAGATATTTGTCTATATATTCGGGAAAATTTTACAATACTGTTGCAGAAATCAATTGCGAACGTTACATTTGTTTAAAAAAATATCTAACTCTTAATTTTCCAGGGGCAAAAATTTGTAATTCAGGGAACAGCAAAAAATCAATTGCCTAAAAAAATAGGATAAACCCCGCAATTACAGTACGGGGATCAAAGCTAATAGCAAAATTTTAAAATTGATACCCAACACCACCTTGCACAGAGACAGCCGCACCACCTCCTTCACGGTAGGCATCAAAAGCAATGATGGCGTTACCAAAAATTACAGTCTTACTATTTGGGATAATGTAATCAATTCCTGGTTGTAAAGCAAAACTGATTTTGTTTCCCACAGGAGAAGAACTCTCACCACCAGCCAAGACCAAACCAGCGCCCAAGTAGGCATCAGTTTGCCAATTGAGGGGGACATCGTAAGAAACCGTGGGTATAACTGCGGTATTCTTCCCAATTAAAGCTTGAGCGCGGAAAGAAATGGGTGATTCTAGAAGCTTGTAACGGACAGCTACAACACCCCCAAATTGAACCCCATCAGTAAGACCAACAGTGGGTCCTACACCAACATAGCTCCCATAGGCTACCTGAGCTTGTGCTGGTTTAATCGTCATAGCTACACTCAAGACCGCGCCAACCGCTAACGCTGGAACCAAATAAGCAAGATGCTTCATTACCGGAAACCTCACACAATCTTGAATGTTATAAGTTCGTTTGAATACTTATATTATCGCTATTACTGATTAATTAGGTAACACAATTTGGGATTTTAGATTTTAGATTTTAGATTTTAGTTCGACCCATGCCTAAAGTCAGGAGCTTGTCAATTAATTTGAGATTTATTCTCGCGTTTCAATTCGGGTGCTTCTGTGCGAGAGGCTAGGGGTAGCTTACCTGAATAAATTTTGGATTGAAGATTCAAAATCCAAAATCCAAAATCCAAAATTTAAAATCTAAAATTCGGTGAGAATTTATCTGCGATTCATTACGCCACTCCCCAGTCCTACGGAGGCACAACTAGAATGCAGTCCGCCTTGAGTACAAATGTAAGCTATTTGCTTCTCATCTAAATTTTTGGCTTGAGAAAAATCAACTCCTTGGACGACAGCAGAGATGGAACCTAACTCTGGCATTTGGACAAATTGATCTTCGGCATTTTGTGGAACAGGAGCGAGAACTGTTCCTTTAAAATCAGCACCTGCGACATTTGCTCCCCGTAAATCCACAAAAGTCAGGTCAGCATTTTGTAAGTTGGTATTTTCCAACTTGGCGGAACGCAAAACAGCACCAGTCAGTCGAGTAGCGCTGAGGTTGGCATTGCTGAGATTAGCCCGGTCTAAATAGGCTCCCGATAAGTCCGCGCCTCGCCAATCAGTATTAGTTAAATTGGCAAAGGATAAATGTGTGCCGATGGCAATGACGCGACTTAAACGCG encodes:
- a CDS encoding RNA-guided endonuclease InsQ/TnpB family protein; amino-acid sequence: MQLVERHIIQRNHPHYQEIDQLCFAAKNLYNYANFHIRQSFILSQKYLDYNCLAKQLKSTEPYQALPAKVAQQVLLGLHRNWLSFFAAIKVYTEDKSKFLGRPKLPKYKHKDKGRHLLVYTAQSVSKPKMKAGVIHLSKTQIDIPTKVECVHLNQVRIVPKIDHYVLEAVYEKEELDDDLDSNAIAAIDLGIDNLATLTSNQPGFLPVLVSGRIIKSINRYYNQRKAKLQSLLPSHQKTSKQLQSLTKKRNFRVDDYLHKASRLVIDHLVKQGLGTLVIGQNLLWKQNANLGKRNNQNFVCIPHNRFVQQLIYKTKLVGIKVLVSEESYTSVASFLDQDIIPTYGKADAKEVKFSGRRIRTKLYKAGNGQLIHADVNGSLNILRKVVPTAFSLGIGGVVVRPVGVIPGKQMA